Proteins encoded in a region of the Pseudothermotoga elfii DSM 9442 = NBRC 107921 genome:
- a CDS encoding metallophosphoesterase family protein has protein sequence MKILHTSDWHLGLESWTGSKTVDRLAETENALRFLVTAAKKESVDLIIITGDVVHNKISPKIEALNVLTNILAEFSSLAPTFLVLGNHDWRGIKALKNLPVKNLHIIDSRTEISSGEFKLFFLPYLDFQKTLDESNDFAGDYLSSVFTDIRNNIDREKINLLAAHIMIEGLIESERENSMEVQIKASMIPTGLDYVALGHIHALSIVEQSPLMCYAGSPIAMDFGEEKDRKGAIIVDFSGERTKIRIVDTPRKQLKTFRKTDYSEQSLESLSNELKSFEGYVRVIFNAPPSNEVRKYLMENFECVKKVEFRNEHEKGGYQNLNQQKFDIIQLYQAYIKGKYGNLEQPMVKLVEKLFREVEQTEATDN, from the coding sequence TTGAAAATACTTCATACTTCCGACTGGCACCTTGGCTTAGAATCGTGGACGGGCTCCAAGACTGTTGATAGACTCGCCGAAACCGAGAATGCGTTGAGGTTTCTTGTTACTGCCGCGAAGAAAGAATCAGTTGATCTGATAATTATAACTGGCGATGTGGTACACAACAAAATTTCACCAAAAATAGAAGCTCTCAATGTTCTCACAAATATCCTGGCAGAATTTTCAAGTCTTGCTCCAACTTTTCTTGTCCTTGGTAATCACGACTGGAGGGGAATCAAAGCTTTGAAAAACCTGCCCGTCAAAAATCTGCATATTATAGATTCACGGACGGAAATATCATCTGGCGAGTTCAAACTCTTTTTCCTGCCATATCTGGATTTTCAAAAGACACTTGATGAATCGAATGACTTTGCTGGCGATTATCTTAGCAGTGTCTTCACAGATATCAGAAACAATATCGACCGGGAAAAAATAAACCTTTTAGCAGCTCACATCATGATAGAAGGTCTGATAGAATCTGAAAGAGAAAATTCAATGGAAGTACAGATTAAAGCATCCATGATACCAACCGGGCTGGATTATGTAGCCCTTGGCCACATACATGCGTTGAGTATTGTGGAGCAATCACCTTTAATGTGTTATGCAGGTTCCCCGATAGCTATGGATTTTGGTGAGGAAAAAGATAGAAAAGGAGCTATCATTGTCGATTTCTCGGGAGAAAGGACAAAAATTAGAATCGTTGATACACCAAGAAAACAACTTAAAACCTTTAGAAAAACAGACTATTCAGAACAATCTCTTGAATCCCTCAGTAATGAACTGAAATCTTTTGAAGGTTATGTGAGAGTCATTTTCAATGCACCGCCGTCGAACGAGGTAAGAAAGTATCTGATGGAAAATTTCGAGTGCGTTAAAAAAGTAGAGTTTAGAAACGAGCACGAAAAAGGTGGATATCAAAATTTAAACCAACAAAAATTTGACATAATCCAACTGTACCAAGCATATATAAAAGGAAAATACGGAAATCTGGAACAACCAATGGTCAAATTGGTTGAAAAGTTGTTCAGGGAGGTTGAGCAAACTGAGGCCACTGACAATTGA